GCCGGCCTTATCCGGAGAATCGTGTCGGCGTCCATGCCCAGGGCCTCCTGTGTTCGAGTTCCACTCGAACTACCCATCGGCTGGTCGCATGAGGTTTCTTGAGCTTTCTTAGCGTTGTAGTACTAGTCGGCGCAGGCCGGTCTCATCCTCTGCCGTAGGGATGCCCACGGTGAGCTGGTCCCGAAACTCCTCGGCAAGCCGCTTCTTCAGACGAAGGGCCGTCGCGTTGTCGATTTCCGTGTCCCGCTTGGTCAGGCTCATGGCCAGCCGGAGTTCTTCTTCCGGCAGCCGCTGCATCCCCACGAGGAGTCGGCAGCAGTGGTCGTCACCACCAGCCCACCGCTCGACATAGGAGTCGATCAGCTTCCAGCCGCGCAGGTTGAAGTAGCCGACGCAGAAATCCGCCCGTTCAGAAACGCCCAGCGTGTCTCGCAACGCGGGCAGGAGATGCTCCTCGATGTTGTCCAGGATTCGTGGCAAGCGGGTAACCCTCTGGCGCCCCAATCTTTACATCGCCGTCTGCAGTGGCCATTGTAGCCGCAGCCCAGAAGCGTTCCAATGGCTGTGGAGTGGAAACTCGAGTGTACCGGAAAGAGGCACAAGGTTCTAACGGCCGGTTACCTCGTTTCTATGCAGCCGTCGGTTGCGGGCCCATGCAGCAGAAGCAATCCGTGAGGTCATAGGCCGGAAGAAGGACGCAAGCCTTTGACGAACAGGCGTTTCCGTGCGATAGGTGGCCTTGGCAGCGAGACCCGGAGAGGCCCCTAGTGGATTGTCGATCCTTAGTGGCGTCGTGAAGCGGGCAGCCGGATGCGGGTCGAGGAGTCCAACCCCAGCGAGGAGGCGGCTCAGGCCCCGCCGCCCGATGAGGACGGGGAACATCGCCGCTGAGAGCCGCAGTTCACAGATCTTCACACGCGGTCAGCGTATCCAGGATGCCGCTCAGTTCGCCAGTCTGGCCGCACCATGGGCAGGTCACGATGCGGCTCTTGCCATCCCAGCAAAACACCTTACCGCAGCCACATCGGAAGATGTTGGGATTGCCGCAATACGGGCATCCCTGGAAGGGGGAATCCAGCACGATCGACCCGGTGATTGCGGCCTGACCGTAGCCGCCGCGGTTCGTCACCGCCTCCGCCAGCGGGAAGGCTTCTATCGCCACCCACTTATTCCACCACTTCCGCTTGAACTTCAAGCCAAAGCCCTGTTTCGAGCCGGCACACCTGGCCATCACCATCATGACGTTCGGGGTACGCACGGATCATCCTCTCGATCATTGCCTCGTGGCACGTTCGACGTCCCCCGGGCAGTCCGGCAGGACTGCTCCTCCCCAATAGCCTTCTCGCCAGAAACATCCAGCAGAAACATTCCCGACCTCTTCTGGTGTGGTTCCATAACCAATCTGCGCGCCTTCAGAGGAGAACGTCCATGCCCCGCAAGCCCTCGTCACTCATGATCATGCAAGAATACCCCCCGCTCCCGACGCGAGGATGGCTCATTCTCGTCGTCCTGGCTGTCCGCCGGTTGAGCCGAATCGTCGTGCGGTTCGAGCTGGGCGTCATCGAGGATGTCCGCCAGGCCGGCCGCATCCTGAACTACGACCTGCCGGCGGTGCTGACCCCGAACAGTCCGTTGTGCCGGTTTTTGGCCGACGGGTTCCGGGTGCGCGTGGCCGACGGCCAGTCCTTCGAACTGAAATCCTTGGTCGGCCGCCGATTTCAGGCACGCTTCGACCAGGGCGCTGATGGCTGCCTGCAGGCGATCGTGGCAGCTCGGCCCTTTGAGCACAGGACTATTGCCCCGGCGGAGCCCGCAAGCAATTCTGACGGGAAGGAGGGGGCAAAGTGATGGACTGGGACAAGACCATCAACAGCGTCAGTGAAGTTGCCCGCAAGACTTTCGTCCTGGCGGTCTCGATCATCATGGTGATGGCGTCGTTCGGCCTCGTGTACATCGCCGGCATCGCCCTGTTGTGGCTGGTCAAGCACGCCCAGGCCATTCTCGGGCAATAGCGGAGGGAACCATGCCGTATTCACCACCACCAGTTCGCCGCGTTCCCGTGACCCGGGAGACCGTCATCTCCGAGTTCACTCGTGGAGACGGCAGCCAGAACACGCAAGGCAGTTTCACCAAGCAGACCGGCCCGGGCCCCGGCGTTGACGTGGATGTCGTGGTCGTGAATCAGAAGATCGAACTGGCCTGCGGCTGCTACTGGCCCGACGCCGAGGTTGCGGGCGTCTGCGCGGAATGTGCCAAGGAAGGCGATCGCCCGAACGTCTGCAAGACCCATTACTTCGTCTGCGCGTGCGGCACGGCTTGCTGCTGGAAGCACTCCTCACCTTGCGATGACGGAAAGACTCGGATCTGCACCCGCTGTCACCTTCGGGAACAAAACAAGGCGTTCAAGGCCGCCGTCACCGGCAAGCTGGCTCACGCAGCCCGCTGGCTCTTCTGGCAAGAAACTGGGTAATCCGGCCGCCGGAGTCAGACGATGGACGTCACGGACAACGATTGGCATCGCCTCCTTGGTCTTCAGCGACGTGCCGAGGCACTGGGGGCGCGCCGGGATCCCACCATCGACAGCTACCTCGGGCACCTGGAATTCGATCCCCGCAACCCTGCGCTGGCTGACCTGATCAGCACCTGGCTGGACGAGCACGAACAGGAGCAGCGTCTGGCCCCCAATCGGCTGGCGCCGCCGCCGGCCATCGAGGAGCTTTATGATCCCCAGATGCTGCCCGACTTCACCGTCGGTCAGACCACAGAAACAGGGGTGCTGTTCGGCCCGCGCCTAGCCGACTGCGGGAGCATGGTGGTGACCGGGATTGCCGGCGGCGGCAAGACCTCGCTGGTTCAGAACATCGTGGCCCGGACCCACCGCTGCCTGCCCGGCGCGACCACGCTGGCGTTCGACGTCAAGGGGGATTTCACCAACATGGCCTCCCTGCCGGGGTCGGCCATCCACGTGCACAAGGCCCGCGAGGAACTCAGGTTCCAGATTCTCTCGCCGCCGGCGGGCGTGGCCCTGCAGGCCTGGCTGGCCACCGTGGCAGACTACTTCTGCGGATACCGCGGCCTGCAGAAATCCCGCCACCTGTTCCTGGACGCGACCCTCCGTTTGTGCCGGCACTTCGGTGTGGATCAGGATCCCACCAAACCGTGGCCCAGCTTGTTTAGTGTGCTTGATTACTTCGGACAAATGCGCGGCCCCCGGTTCGGCAAGGAGGCCGAGTACAAGGCCAGCCTGGTGAACGAGTTGCGCGGACTGTTGGAGGATACGGGCTCGGTTTTTGACACCTCCGACGGCATCGACCTGGACACGCATCTGCTGTCACCCGGGGGCATTGCGGTCGTGCAACTGGATACGCTCCCAGTGTCTGCCCAGCAATTCATCATCAGCCTCTCCATCGAGCGGATTATCCGCACGCGTGCCGCCCGGAACATCCACAATGCCGGACTGGAGGTGCTGGTGGTGCTGGACGAGGCTCAACTGGTGCTGAGCCAGGCCGCTGACCGGGCCTCAACGAACGGCATCGCCCCCCTGGCCAACCAGTTGCTGCGTGCCCGGGAGACAGGGGTTGCCTTCCTGGTCGTCTCCCACCTGCTGCCGGACATTTCCCGGGCAGTCCTCGCGGCGGCCAAGAGCATGTACGTGGTCGGCGGGCTGAGTGACGCCCTCAGCGTCGATGTCGCTGCCCGCACACTGAATCTGCCGTACGAGGCCAAAACCATGATTCCCCGGCTGGGGAGAGGGCAGGCCCTGGTCCGCGAGATCGGCAAAGGCGGCACGTACACGGATGCCTTTCTCGTGGATCTGGATCCGCCCGAGCTGGTCAAGGATGCCATCGACGAGCCCACCCGCCAACGGCTGATGGCCCCCAAAAGGGCCACCTTCCCGGCGTCCCCTTCCAGGCCTTTGGCGGATTACCCGTCCCTGGTTGCGGAGCTCAACCTGCCCAAGCCGGCCCCGACGAACCCTTCCCCCACGTCGTCGACGGGCCCGTCGTTGACCCAGGATCAATATGATTTGCTGCTAGACTGCGCTCACCACAGGGATGACTGGATGAAAGAACGCCAGGCCCGGCTGAATATCCACAACTACAAGATCCTGGAGAAACTCGCCCAGTCGCTGGCGGCCCAGGGTCTCCTGGTGGTGCACGAGATCCGACTGGGTTCGGCCAAGTACTCTTTCATGGAAGTAGCGGACTATGGATGGCAGACTCTCCAGCTCGCCAAGCCCCTGCATTACATCGGCCACGGCAGCTTCCTGCACACCGTTCTGATCAACCGGGTCTCGCGATACCTCAGTGCACAGAACTGGTCGTATGTCCAGACCGAGTTTCGGATCGGCCAGAACCTTCACGCCGTCGACGTCTATGGCCGCAGTCCGGCCGGCGTCGCGACCGGTTTCGAGGTCACCCTGTCGCACTCCAACGTGGTGAGCAACGCCCTGAACTCGCTCGCGGTTCCCGGCGGCGTACAGGAGCTGTTCTTCCTGTGCCCGGTTACCAAGGATTGCAGAGCCGTGGAGGGTCTGCTGCAGCAGGACCCGCGCGTCGCTCCCTACCTCCCGCAGATCAAGACCTGCCGGATTGACCAATTCACTTCCTGAGAAACTTTCTGTCCTTCTTCCTTGTGAGGGGAATTACATGCGTAAGGGAGATGCCATGCGAGCGGCGAAGATCGTATTTCTCATTTGGTTGCTCTGCGAACTTGGTCTTTGGGTCCGCGGTGGCCAGGGCTTCTGCGTCATGGACACGCTGCCATTCGTCCAGAGGCCCCAGTCGCTTTCACCACACTATGAGTGGTTGGCCGCGGGCGCCATTCTCATCGGGCTTTGGGGCTTCCTCATGTTGCCCCGCCCACAAGCCGCCGCGCAACAGACCCGTCGGTTCCGGTCCGAGCTCTTCCTGGTGCCCGCAACCATCATTGCCCTGGCCCTCGTAAGTGAGCGGTTGCACACCACGCTCAGCCTCACGGACCTGACCGGGGATCCGAACCGGGCCATCGAGCATCGTCACCTCGCGATCCTGTGTCTGTGCGTCTACGCGGCACTGTTGGCCATCAAGGCCTTGCGGAACCGGTAAACCTGTTCCTTTTTCACTGGAGGACCCCGTTATGCGAAATCCATTCAACGGCAAGAAAAAGCCGGACTCACCCATGGAGGGCAGACCGCCCCCTCGCGGAAGGCCGGCTGACCATCCGGCATCTCCAGGCGTACCGGACGGCGCCAAAGCCGGTGATCACCGCGGCCAGGTGGGCTTGCCTGGTGGTGAAACAATGCCCGCGCCGCCGCTCGCAGACGCCGGCGTGCTGGATGGTCTGGCTGCGCTCGTTGTTCAGCGGCTGGAACAGCACGTTGCCTGCCACGTGCAGCGCGTGGCGGATGAACTCGTCGAACTTCTCCTGCAGCATGGGCCTCCAGGGGAGGACCAGATCAGCCTAGCCGCCCAGAAGATAGGAGAGGACCTGGCCCGCTTGATCGACGGGCATGCCTGCGAGCTGCAGACCGCCATCACCCAACGCCTGGAAGCCCTGCCCGCTCGGCTCAGCGAATGCCTGACCCAGATCTCGGCGGAGCACTGGACCGCAATTGGCTCCCAGTTGGCCGAGGCGGCTTTGACAGCCAACCGTCAGGCCGCTCTGCGGCCGGTGATCGACCAGTCGCTGGCGCTGCTGGACCGCATTCACGACGAAGGTGAGTTCCTGGCTACCGGGTATCACCGGAATCCCGAGCTGGCGTTGCACCTGGGGTCCCGTCAGCTCTTCGAGACGTACGACGCGGCGGTCCGGTCGTTCGTCACCGAGATCTTCATGATCCTGCGTACGCTCGATGTCCACCCGATCCAAGGGTCTGCCGGGCCCTTCAATCCCCAGTTACAGCGCGTCGTGGGAGTCGAGCGTACGTCCAAACCGGAACTGGACGGGCATGTGGCTCGAATCGTCCGTGTCGGCGTGACCTGGAACGGCGCCGTATTTCGTCACGAGCAGGTCATTGTTTTCAAGAAGGAGTGCTGAACATGAAACCGAAAGGAAATGGCGTCGTGATCGGGATCGACCTGGGCACGACGCTCTCGGGCGTTGCGATCTATGAGGCAGACACCAAGGTCAGGATGTTGGCCAATGCCGATGGCGAGCTGTTGACGCCCTCGGTGGTCAACCTGCGGGATGAGCAGCGGCCGGTGGTGGGCACCGCGGCACTCAATGAGCTGGCCTTCGCGCCGGAGTTCAGCGTTCGCCTGGTGAAGCGCTCCATGGGCAAGCGCGACGCCCAGGGCAACCCGGTCAACGTCCTCATCCACCCCACCAGCGGCAAGACCTATGTGCCAGAGGAGATTTCCGCCCTGATCATCCGCTACCTGGTAGACAGCGTCGAGGCCGGCCTCGGCGTCCACGTGGCCGGTGTGGTCATCACCGTGCCGGCGTACTTCGACGATCCGCCCCGAGTGGCCACTCGCCGGGCTGGGGAGCTGGCCGGCGTCAAGGTCCTCGGCATCATCAACGAGCCCACTGCGGCGGGGTTGGCTTTCGGCGTCGACCATGGCGAGGACGGGCGGCTCGTGGTGTTTGACTTTGGCGGCGGCACGTTCGACACGACTATCCTGGACATTTGCGGGGGCAATTTCCAGGTGATGGCCACTGACGGCGACCGCGATCTGGGAGGCTCTGACATCGATAACCTCCTCATCGAGAAAGTCGCCCAGGCCTTCAAGGCCGAGCACGGCGTGGAGATCAGCCCGCAGACCGACCTGCCCGCCCACCTGGAGACCCTGGCCAAGTGCGAGATCGCCAAGAAGACTCTCAGCCAGGCCGAGACAGCCAGCTTCATGGTCTCTGCCTCGGGCAAGCGGCTGGTATTCGACATCACGCGGGCGGAGTTCAACGCACTGATCGCGCCCCTGGTGGAGCGGACCCGGATGATCACGCAGCGGGCCCTGGACGCGGCCAAGCTTCAGCCCAAGGACATCAAAGATGTGCTGCTGGTGGGCGGCTCCAGCCGTATCCCACTGGTGCGCGAGATGCTCACCGAGCTGTTCGGCAAGAAGCCGCGCACCGACGCCAAGCCGGACGAGGCGGTGGCCATGGGTGCGGCCATCTTCGCGGCCCGGCTGGGCGTCGATGCCAAGCTGGCGGTCGTCGACACCGAAGGTAGGAAGGTTCTCCCGCCCGCACCCAAGATAGTGGATGTCAACGCGCACGGTCTGGGCTGCCTGGCGTTCGTCAAGGACGTGGAACTGAACTGCGTCATCATCCCGCCGAACACACCCCTGCCCGCTGAGCAAGAGGACATGTTCGCGCTGCAGC
Above is a window of Phycisphaerae bacterium DNA encoding:
- a CDS encoding Hsp70 family protein translates to MKPKGNGVVIGIDLGTTLSGVAIYEADTKVRMLANADGELLTPSVVNLRDEQRPVVGTAALNELAFAPEFSVRLVKRSMGKRDAQGNPVNVLIHPTSGKTYVPEEISALIIRYLVDSVEAGLGVHVAGVVITVPAYFDDPPRVATRRAGELAGVKVLGIINEPTAAGLAFGVDHGEDGRLVVFDFGGGTFDTTILDICGGNFQVMATDGDRDLGGSDIDNLLIEKVAQAFKAEHGVEISPQTDLPAHLETLAKCEIAKKTLSQAETASFMVSASGKRLVFDITRAEFNALIAPLVERTRMITQRALDAAKLQPKDIKDVLLVGGSSRIPLVREMLTELFGKKPRTDAKPDEAVAMGAAIFAARLGVDAKLAVVDTEGRKVLPPAPKIVDVNAHGLGCLAFVKDVELNCVIIPPNTPLPAEQEDMFALQQETQTEAPVVITQGRHHVPPSECNVIGEMVLKDLPPGPLVDRIRVKYGLAADGTLHITVTDTVSKKSTSDIKRGLAHLIAKTPHN
- a CDS encoding DUF87 domain-containing protein, whose amino-acid sequence is MDVTDNDWHRLLGLQRRAEALGARRDPTIDSYLGHLEFDPRNPALADLISTWLDEHEQEQRLAPNRLAPPPAIEELYDPQMLPDFTVGQTTETGVLFGPRLADCGSMVVTGIAGGGKTSLVQNIVARTHRCLPGATTLAFDVKGDFTNMASLPGSAIHVHKAREELRFQILSPPAGVALQAWLATVADYFCGYRGLQKSRHLFLDATLRLCRHFGVDQDPTKPWPSLFSVLDYFGQMRGPRFGKEAEYKASLVNELRGLLEDTGSVFDTSDGIDLDTHLLSPGGIAVVQLDTLPVSAQQFIISLSIERIIRTRAARNIHNAGLEVLVVLDEAQLVLSQAADRASTNGIAPLANQLLRARETGVAFLVVSHLLPDISRAVLAAAKSMYVVGGLSDALSVDVAARTLNLPYEAKTMIPRLGRGQALVREIGKGGTYTDAFLVDLDPPELVKDAIDEPTRQRLMAPKRATFPASPSRPLADYPSLVAELNLPKPAPTNPSPTSSTGPSLTQDQYDLLLDCAHHRDDWMKERQARLNIHNYKILEKLAQSLAAQGLLVVHEIRLGSAKYSFMEVADYGWQTLQLAKPLHYIGHGSFLHTVLINRVSRYLSAQNWSYVQTEFRIGQNLHAVDVYGRSPAGVATGFEVTLSHSNVVSNALNSLAVPGGVQELFFLCPVTKDCRAVEGLLQQDPRVAPYLPQIKTCRIDQFTS